ttatttccattgcTGATTCCTGAGAGTGAATGAGCAGCCATGCTTCAGGATTTATATAGAACCATACAGTTCACTCCAGGAGACACCGAGTGATTTGTTCGTTCTGCAGCTTCCAGCTTCATCCGGGTCTGCTTGGTATCTGCAGAGATTCCTGACACTGCCAAACCTTGCAGAGCtcaggaaaaaagcagagatgaggGATGCATGACTGTGCGCAAAACGAGCCTGGTGcaaatgggagaaaaacagaaaaacgTTCCAAATTGCTGCAGTCACTTTGTGTGCATGCAAAATCCCAGTCCCCAGAGGGATGCAAGGTGCTGTGCAAAACCCCAGCGAGCAAGCagggtgcagagctgggacacCCTGCAGCTGCAAGATGGGAGCTGTTGCGTTGGGTTTGTGTGGGCTCGATCCCTTTGCAATCTTGCAGACCTTGGGTGGCGTTTTCCTGCTTTCCCATCATCAAACCGAAAGCAGCGTGCAAAGAAATGCAGGGCTGGGGCCAGGCACTGCTGCATCTTCTGCAAAAAGGAATTGCAGCGTGGTCGGAGCTTCCATGCTCCCCCCTGGAATTGCCTTTATAAGGTCGGTTTGAAGAGAAAAGCTGTGATTGGTGCTTCTGTTGCAGGTGCATGCTCACTGTACATGCAACATCCAGAGCAATGAGGTCCTGGAAAACTGTGATGTGAACCCCAGTGCTGAAGAGCTTCCCACGCCTTTAATGATAATCCCCCCCTTTTGATTGCACTGGATGCAAAAGCAAGGATGGCGTAACCCTGGTGGATAAAGCCATGCATGTGCAGGGACACctctttctgtaaataataatcacagaaccacagaaatcaCCCAGTGACGCCTTGTTTTCCCTCAGGCAGCATTTCTGTTcagccagccctggcagcaAGAGGGCTCTGATGCCTCCTGAGAGGTGGGTTACAGCTACTGACCTGCAGGCAAGGACAGATGTCAGCAAATCCAAGCAAAAGTGGGCCCAGATCCACGGGTCCCAAGGGACAGCATGGGTGTGCCaagcagggaaggaaagcagcagcgcCTGCAGTGGTAATCCTGCTCTCCACTacgctcccagcagctgctccctgctgggaaTGGGGTTCGGTTTGGTTTGGTGACGCAGCTGCAACCCTGCAAGGAAATGGCAGGGAGAAATCATCAGCCACAATAACAGAACGCAGCGCTTGCATGCATGTGCAAGTCcatatgtgtgcatgtgtccATATGCGTGCACAGGTGAGTCACGTGTATGAGTGCAAATCTGTGCACAAGCGTGTGTGCATGCATCTGTGCATGCTCACACATGCATGTGTATGCTGTGCATGAGTTTATGTGCCAGTGCACGTGTGCATATATTAGTGTGCACACACGTATGCCTACCTATATGAATACATTTCCATGTGtctatgtgtgtgcatgtatgtgtgcatgtaaATGGGTGTGCTTGCAGGCGTGCTTGCGTGAGCACATGGATTTGCAAGCGTGTGTCTGCATGTGGGTGTATGTGTGTGACTGTGCATGTGCATACATATGTCTGCATACCTCTGTGCACAACAGTTCATGTGTGATTTTGCATGTGCTCTTGCCTGCATGTAGATGCAGGTATGTAATTGTGTATGTTTGTAACCGTGAATGCTTGTATTTTGCACCTGTATGTACACGTGTGTGTATGCACATATGTGCACCTAAAAGCATGCATGTTTGCAAGTAGGGGTGTGCAGGCACATGGAGATCCGTGTGTGTGCACAAATGTGCATGCATGTGGTTGCATGCGTGTGCACGTGTATGCCTGTGTATGTGCATGCTTGCATATGCacatttgtgtgcatgtgtgtgtatgtctgGAGGTGTGTGCAGGTGTaactgtgtgtgcatgtgcacataAATGTGTGCAGATACGGGTGCAGCTGTATGTGCATGCAGCCCTGTGCAAGTGTGTGAGCATCTGTGTGTTCAGCTGTGTGTGGACATGTGTGCATGCAAATACATGTGCACCTGGTTGTAGACCAGTGCATGCACATTTGCATACACCTGCAAAGCACAAGCGTGCACCTCTGTCACCTGTATGTGCACACAATGCATGTGCATGCTCGCATGCATGCACCTGCCCACCTGCAAGGACACACACTTGCACACACACATAGAAGACAATCACAGATGTGGAAGACACACACACTTACTGCACAAACATAAATGCACACACATCTGCACACATTtgtgtgcacatgcatgcacacttACACCTGCAAAcgagcacacacacacacaaatgtgCATATGCAAGCACACACATATGCACATATCCATATGCAAACAGATGCAATTATATGCATGAACACTTGTGCACACGCATGGATACACATGCGTGTGCATACACCTACATGtaaacatgcacacacatggcAGGTACACACGTGTGCACGCACACGCGCAATATGCAAGCATTCACACACGCATAACCTCATACATGAATCCACGTGCACAGGCTTGCACATGTGAACACGTGCACAATCACACACATGAACTGAATGCACAGAGCTATGTGCACGCACAGTTGCACACATACACCCAGGTGCAGGCACACGCTTGCACATACGTGATGCATATGTGCGCACGTGTGCATACACAGATATGTGCAAGCGTGCGTACACACGGCCGTGCCCTGCGCGTGTACGCGTGCGCGCAGGTGCACGCGCCCCAGCGCGACCCGCCCCCCGGCTTTGCCCCACTCCCCGGCTAAGCCCCGCCCCCCTTTAAGCCCCGCCCCTCGTAAGCCCCGCCCCGTGCCGCGCTGCGCTGCGCGGGGGTTGCGCGGGGCTGTGCGCTCCGCTCCCTGCGCCGCTCCGCTCTCTGCGTGCGGCCGCTGCGCGGAAAGTGAGCGGAGCagcgcggagcggggccgccATGGCGTGGCCCTGCATCACCCGCGCCTGCTGCATCGCCCGCTTTTGGAACCAGCTGGATAAAGCCGACATCGCCGTCCCTTTGGTTTTCACCAAATATTCCGAAGCCACCGAGCAGCCCCTCCCCGCGCAAATCCCGCGCAGCGCGGCGGCGCCCATCGATACCCAACCCGGCGGCGATGCCGCGGCTGCGGGCGGGGGGGACGCGGCTCCCGGCCCCGCACGGCCCGGAGCGGCCCCGCACGGCTCTCCGCCCGCGGACTCGGTGATGCGGCACGACTACAAACCCTGGAAGGTGCAGCGCCCCGAGCCCAGCTGCAAACCCAAAAGCGAGTACCAGCCGTCCGATACGCCCTTCGAGAAGGAGACGCAGTACCAAAAGGATTTCCGCGCTTGGCCCATCCCTAAAAGAGGGGACCACCCGTGGATCCCCAAACCGGGTCCATCCCCCGTGCTCGGCCCTGAGCGCGGATCTCCCGAGAAAGCGGctcaggagaagaggaggaagaaggaggaggaggcggaggcGGACGAGGAGCATCCCAaggcggcccggcccggggaCAGCCGAGAGAAGGGGCGGCAGAGGGGCGAGGAAGCGGGCGGGCAGgagggccggggccgggcggccgCCGATGCTCTCAACCGGCAGAtcaaggaggaggtggtggcGGCGGGGGTCAGCTCGTCCTACAGGTGAGACCCCCACCTCGGCCGTCCCGTCCGTCCCCGGGGGGCGGGGCGGTGAGGTTCCCCAGGATTTTCGCTGTCGCTTTGTCGCCCGGTTGCCAGCTCTCGGCCCGTCCCGCTTTACTGGGATGCGGGGAGTGAAGGTTCGGGTCCGACGGGGAGGGTCTGCGGCGCGGCCCCCACCCACCGTGCGGGGGCTTGGGGGCACTTCTCTGCCGTGTGCAAAGCTCTGCCGGTCCCTTCCGAGAGGATTTCTGGGTGCTCAGAGACCCCACTGCATCCCCACGGCATCCCTGCATCCCGACAGTATTCTTGTATCCTGacagcatccctgcatcccGACTGCATCCCTCCATCCCAAAAGCATCCCTGGCCCTTACTATGCAGAAACCCCGCTGCATCTTGACATCATCCCTGCATCCCGACAGCATCCCCGCATCCTGGAGCATCCCTGTCCCTGGCTGCGCTGAACCCCCCCCTCCTGCACCCCGACAGCATCATCCCCGGGCCCCACAcatgctgtgccagcagcatcCCCGAGACAAAGCATCCCGGGGCCGCGTTGGGATGCGGGTGACGCGCGTCCTGCGCTGCTTGGGTGGGGCAGCCTTGGGATGCTGCCATGTTGAACGCGGCGCGGCGTGGGGCGGCACGTCCCTGGGTCccgtccccccccccgccccttcttcccctccccaggcTCGGTGCCCTGATTTCACCCCTTTTAGCATTCGCAGCGTTCGTCTCCTCGCTTTGCTTGTATTTCTGCGCGGGGTCGGGTGTGTCGGGAATGCCAAACAAagtggctgctgccctgcacgGGTGTTTGCAGGGAGGATTCGCTGCGATTGTGCTTTCCAGAGCTTTCTTTGGCAGAGCCCACCTCTGCTGAGGGTGGGGAtggcagagggcagagctgggggggctGCTTGTGTCCTAGGTGTGACTGCAGCTTTCTTGCTTGTCCCTGCACCTACGTGCACAGCAGTGGGTCGGGGTAACATCAATTTTCTCCCCTAAGGGGGGTTTGGAGATCATGCTCTGCCACCAAGCAGGTAGTAAATCCTGGCAGGTTTGGTGTGAGGCTGGGTTTTCTGTCCCGCTGTCTTCATTCTCCAGGTGGGAAATGGCTCAAACGAtgggatttgggtttttttgtttgtttgttttcgcTGTATTTTGGAACCAGATCCATCTCTCTGGGGATACGGTGGTTCAGGTGCTCTGAGATGGCAGAGAATGGGCAGGGATTGTTGTACTCGACCATGGCTACAGAGGATAATTAGGCttatttatgtaattatttaGATGCAGGTTGCTTGCCATTCCACCCCTATGTGCACCCCCTAGTCTGCTCCAGCAAATCCCTACAGCTGCATGTTCCCCCTGTGCAGAGGGGTCAGATGGGTTCAGGTGTTGGACCCAAGAGGAACGTGAAGGCTTGATGTTTAATTGCTAATTGCTCTCACCCTCTGTTCAAATCAGGCATCTTTGAAGTGTTGCTtcttgtttgggttttttctaAAAGCCAAACTCTGCAAATCCCCATTAATGTGGAGAACCTCACTGCTCCAGGGTTTCCCTACCTGTATAGGATTGTGTAGGGTTAGGTGAGATTTGAAAATCTCCAAGCATGGAGACTCCACTCCAAGGACAGGGCCACCCAGCAGCCAAAATTACCCCCTAGCGACCCAGGAGTGGTTCACACAGGGCTTTGTCCTCTGTGCCCTTTGCTGGTGCATGGCTGctggctggaggcagagctgggggagaTTTCCTTCCAGCACTGCGAGTCAGCGTAATGTGACGCTCCAGGGCTGGGAAGAGGCCTTTGGTGAAACCAAAGAACACACCACTAATGGTTTGTCAATGTGCTGTGTTGCTGTGTTGTTTACTGGGGAGTTTGGAACAGAGCACGGGATGCTCTCAGCGATGAGCCCAAGGTCATTAGCGAGAAACAGGAATTCCCCCTTTCACCTCTTTAGAGAGAATATTGCAGGGACCATGTGCTGTGACCTCTTGGGTCTGCTCAGAGTGATAGAGCAGAGAGAGTTCCTGATGGTGATGGCCATGGAGGACggaggctgctcccagccctggtgATGGAGGGTTAtttagaataacagaatcaaGATTGGGAAAGACATCCAAGACCGtcttgtccaaccatcaacccatccccaccatgcccactcacagaatcatagaatcattaagattggaaaagacatccaagaCCATCTTGTCCAATCAttaacccatccccaccatgcccactcacagaatcatagaatcattaagattggaaaagacctccaagatccccaagtccatCCATCACCCCGTCCCCACCATACTCACTCAAACCTTCAGCGAGTCCAGGGCAgctacagcagcactgcacacctGCAGGAGACTGCAAGTGCCCCAGAGATCCTACAGAATAAATGGGAAAACCGTTTATTTAAGGAAATGACCAAGTGTGTGCCCAGTCCTAATGGTTTCTGTAAGTGAAGTGACTCCTAGGACAGTGTGTAGTTTGAACCCCTTGGGAGGGAGTAGGCTTGAAGATGATCGAGTTGTGCATGATGGCATCTGCTTGCCATGTAGGgtcttatttctcttctgcagtggGGAAATGGAGGCAGGGCTGCCCGGGGAACACCTGATCCCTTCCCAAAGCATGGGTTGCCCAGGCAAAGCTGTAGAGCCGGTTTGCATCTGCTTTCATCACCCACTTCTGTACTCCCTGTGGACCTCAAGGGACCACTTAAGGACCAGGACATCTTTCAGCAAGGAGGAAAACCGGGTTTGTGTGGCTGTTCCTCTTTTTagacagaaccacagaatgattaaggttggaaaagatggctcggatcatcgagtccaaccggGAGCCACCCCTGCCATACCCACATGGATGGGCAGAGAGGAGCCAGGACCTTGCCTGAGCGTTGTGGTTGAGTGGAGCCCTCTCTTCTTCAGTTGTCTGATGTCCCACAGGAGGATCTGGTGGCATCACTGCAGGGTTCTGTCTGTCCTGGGTGCAGCCGTGGCCCTGgtgacagcagggctggagTGCCTGGGGGGGGACAGAGCTGACCTCAGGggcctgggagcagggaggggaggtgATGGAACGTGCAGACCGTGGTGTGTTTGCTGTGGGAGTGGAACCACCAGGTGCACATTTGGCCAAAAAATGCACCAATGAATTTTCCgtttttgtttggaaaataacggaaaaatctcaaaattgttttctgattttttttttttaaattattatttaaaagaggggaaggggaaatcCCAAATGAGAAACATCACTCCCTTTGTGCTGAAGCCAGTAATAACGCAGTGAATTTCCCCATGAGAAGCAATATTGtgaagctttgttttcaggttcttcaccagagacatcttctttttcttgatcaaagcttttattttttatttttttcctccagtttctTTTCCTATCAGAGGAAATAAGAGGAATAGTGTGGACTCCTGTAGTATTAATGAAGTGCCTGTTGCTAACGCACTGGCACTCTTCTCAAGCCCAGGAGGTGCTGAAGATGTGGAGCAAATGGGAAGTGTAGGAGCTGCAGAGATGAATGactcagagctggagctgctgtgtgctttgtgAGACAGACAGGAGCTGACTCAGGGAGGGATGCCCTCCCAGGAGCCACTCACACAAGGATGGGGAATTCGTACTCCATCACTTCGGCAGTGGGAGTGTAGGGTTGGAAGGACCTCCCGACATCAGCTGGTCCACATCCTGCTCCTGAGGGAGGAGATAATGAACCAGAGCTTTTCTGGGCAGACTTAACCACCCAGTGTCGTTTAGCTATGACCTCCCAGTTTGCATGGGAGTGCTGTTAAATTAACCCACGTAGACGTATGGATCCAAGTTTGCTGTTGGCTgcaaggaagggaaaggagcaggGAGTTTTCATCCAGCCAGAAAAGGAGGTTCAAGGTGAGATGTTGGGTGGCCCTGGCTCTATGCATATCCTTAGCAGATCCTGCTGGTGCAGCAGGGACCGTTGTGTGAGTGTGGGATAACGGTGTGGAGGAAGCTCTCATAGTGAGACATGAAGAGGATTGAAACGGGTTCTGTAGCTGTTCTATCATGCTCTGCATCTTGATCTTAGGATCAAGGAAATGTGTAGATAttggcacttggggacatggtcagtgggcatggtgggggtgggttggtgttggggatctgagaggtcttttccagccttaaggATTCCACAGTTCTATTTTATGATCGGTCTCCCCTGAATGTGGTCAGTCCATCAGCTGGGAAAGGGTCTTGGTGGCATCTCCAACCCAAAAGTCGTATTTCCTGCACTCACCCTAAAGTGGACAATATCCAGCCTCAAactcagctgggagctgctcagcagtgcaggcagTACAGAATTTTGTGGTTGTGCATGCTGTAGGATGGGGCTGAACAGGAGGTGGCATTCTGGTGATGGAGTTGTTGATGTGCCTGGGTAATTTTTaatctgctcctgctctgctgtggtcACCTTGGCAGGGGCTTCAAGGCACATAGGACTGGATGGAACCCACTGAACCATTAAGTCCAATTCTAGGCATTCTGTTGTTTGGTCTTTTTCTATTCCCCAAATTTGCtgttcctctctccctcttcctgGGGGAAACCAGCATTTCTGTAATGTGGATATGTGTTGCTTGTGGGTTTGAGGAGGAGGTGCCCATCTCTTACTGACCCCACCACACCACCTTTGTGGCCATCACTACCTCTGCTGACCCCATCGTTCTCCTTAGGCGCTTCCAGCCATGGAGCTGCCATCCCATAGCAAGAAATCCGGGTGATTAAAGCCCAGCCTGGAGCTTCATGCTAGATTTTCACCCATTTTGGGCACGGCAGTCAAGGTCaatccctttcttcctctctgctatCCTGATCCTCCTCCCTACCGGTGCTGCCTACAGTGTTGTGCCATTAGGAGGTCTCATCAGCGCTGCCCTACTTTTTTTGTGCCAAAGTCAACCTCAGCAACGTTAAGCACCGCTAACCtccttccaggctgcagctcagccttgcaacactttgcatttccatttcccttgCCCAGTTTCTCGTTCTGCTGATGTTCATATTCACTGGCTTAATTAATAATTTCCCACGTGGCACGGTATCAAATGCTGTAGAtagattttcacattttcattgtCTGCTAAGTCAGTTATAGTATCAAAGGACGTGTCAGacatcc
The Numida meleagris isolate 19003 breed g44 Domestic line chromosome 1, NumMel1.0, whole genome shotgun sequence genome window above contains:
- the MAP6 gene encoding microtubule-associated protein 6 isoform X2, whose amino-acid sequence is MAWPCITRACCIARFWNQLDKADIAVPLVFTKYSEATEQPLPAQIPRSAAAPIDTQPGGDAAAAGGGDAAPGPARPGAAPHGSPPADSVMRHDYKPWKVQRPEPSCKPKSEYQPSDTPFEKETQYQKDFRAWPIPKRGDHPWIPKPGPSPVLGPERGSPEKAAQEKRRKKEEEAEADEEHPKAARPGDSREKGRQRGEEAGGQEGRGRAAADALNRQIKEEVVAAGVSSSYRNEFRPWIDVKPVKAIKAKAQYKPPEEKMTHETSYSAQFKGETSKPAPADNKFLERRRIRTLYSEPYKEPPKVEKPSVKPSKPKKTTTSHKPLKKAKDKQIASGRAAKKKSAETSNTAKPEDKEKSKEMNNKLAEAKE
- the MAP6 gene encoding microtubule-associated protein 6 isoform X1 gives rise to the protein MAWPCITRACCIARFWNQLDKADIAVPLVFTKYSEATEQPLPAQIPRSAAAPIDTQPGGDAAAAGGGDAAPGPARPGAAPHGSPPADSVMRHDYKPWKVQRPEPSCKPKSEYQPSDTPFEKETQYQKDFRAWPIPKRGDHPWIPKPGPSPVLGPERGSPEKAAQEKRRKKEEEAEADEEHPKAARPGDSREKGRQRGEEAGGQEGRGRAAADALNRQIKEEVVAAGVSSSYRNEFRPWIDVKPVKAIKAKAQYKPPEEKMTHETSYSAQFKGETSKPAPADNKFLERRRIRTLYSEPYKEPPKVRNTAEEPQDHPCSWWDVSNTVEKPSVKPSKPKKTTTSHKPLKKAKDKQIASGRAAKKKSAETSNTAKPEDKEKSKEMNNKLAEAKE